A window of Populus trichocarpa isolate Nisqually-1 chromosome 17, P.trichocarpa_v4.1, whole genome shotgun sequence genomic DNA:
AAAGCAGTAATGCAAGCACTCAAAGGAGCCAAAGGGGTCAGTAAATTTGTTGAGGTTCCAGGCGCTCTTTTGCCACAGGAAGAGTATCCCACTATGATTGCAGAGGAGCTTTACCAATTTTTgcaagaaaattttgaatttaacatTTGATATCAGAAAGGTCTTTAATCATTGTTCCATTTATGAATACAAAATTGATGAAGTTTCAAGACATATCAGATCATCTACACTTGAGAAGAATTTGATACTCTTTTCAATCAATCTCGCACATGCTATTATTTCGTCTAACAAACAATGAGCAAAGTCAATCTGGGAGCGAGAACTGTTCAACATCTGGGCATATGTCAGTTTTGATATGCGTTTACATCATTTATATACACatcaatacaaaaattaatcagCCACTTGTTAGACAACAAAAGCAAAAATGTGAGATTTCAGACGTTACAATTCCACTCATTCTTACTCAGTATACCGTGAAATGTTTCACTGGCGTCGAAAAAGgagataaatatataagaaatggTAATTGTCTCCTAGCTGTAAACACTTGCTCTAGCTGTTGTGTACACGtgaaaaacttgcaaaagaaaTACAGCATACTTCAAGTAGGAAGTGGGGACATCTGACCTTGATCTTCCAACACCCCATCCAATGGTTCAGATTGCTGAAAAGAACCCTTTTTACCACGCTCCAAAGCAGTTGCCTCGTAAATCCCTACAGCATGACACAAACGAGGAGACCATGAGGGGTGTTTATTTCTACCAATGTGCTAGTTTTTGTTCTTCATTGTATCTATGTTCAAATGGTTTGGTTAGTGGTAATAAACATTTATGTGGCatgcttttccttttcttctactcCAGTTTTTGAGGGAAATAATAAGCTTCTCGAATATGACATCTATCAAAATCTTTTACATATTCTAGTCAGCTTATCCACCAGTCTgaccataaaaaacaaaggattTGTCTCTCTATTGCAGACTCGATAACTTATTTATGAATTGCAAGGAATTTCCCATAAACAATGAATGGagaaacataaatgaaagaCTTTTAAACATACCAAAGCCCAAGATCAAGGAACATATTATGAAGCCTGGAAGAGAAAAATCCATATTGTAGACAATTTCCATGACAATGATGCATCCTCCAGCTGCCATTAGGTGCCTTGGTGAAGAGAACACCATGTGCAGTCTGCAAACAAATATAGTTCTTTTGATCACAAGAGTGTTCTAAATAATTGTCAAACATGCAACTTACATTTACTTGCAAACAACCAGCATCTACATAAATGTtccattaagaaaatgaaaaaaatccacTTAATTCTTGAATTTAATACAAAAGACAACAGATTCCATAAAAGAAATCAGCGAGTGCATAGAACACAGTCATGAACAAGCATAAGCATGATAGATAAAATTTACGTGTCACAATAACAAAATGGTCCCCTTTATTGATGCATTTAGGCCTCTGCACTAGTATAAGCAACTGTAATATAACTAAGTGGCCTCATCTTCATGGACCTCAAGAAAATGAGAACCAGCTTAAAATCTTATAACAAAAATGCTCCAAGTGTATTTAGTAAATGTACCCTACCAAAGGGGCCTTGTAATTATGCCAAAGCTGAAGTAGTCAGCTATTGCATgcattaaaacatattttaacaaACTAATTCAACAAAAGCTAGTCAAAACATGAGTATACTGAAAGGCTCAGCATCACTTGAGAATTGACCCAGAAAAAGGTACCTCTCCTCTGCAATACTGTCAACATAGAATATCAGGATAACTCCAAAAAGAGTAGTGCTGAGAAATGCCCAGGTTGAAAACGGCAGTTGTACACTGCTGCCAGAAGTTGATCCCTGAAgtactcaaaaaataaaaaataaaaagcagaaAATTTTTAATCAGGCCAGAGCTCCATGGggatttaaataaagaaataatttccAAAGCTTGAtacagtaaaattaaaaatgggaCTAAAAATTTCAGATTTATATCTTACAATGATGAAGTCCCACATGGccacaggaaaaagaaaacaggtCGCAGAAGTAATGGTTATTGCATTAAGCCTCCTTTTAAGTTGATTCTGGCAACAAGGAATGGCCAGAATTAATATTAGAGTTTCACACAATGCCCAAAGGAAAAAGGCAGAGAGCTAATTAAGAGAACAAAGCTTAGCTGCAATCATTTGCCAACAGGGTACCAAACAATAATGTAAATGGATGAATTTTAACACCTTGAGTGAAACACGGCGTGCAATAACCCTTCTTAGAGCTGATAAGATTCCAGCAAGAATTGGAACTACCATTTCTCCCATACCTAAAACTTCCTCTGTCTGATCCTCAGTAGTAGGACTATCTTTGAATGGTATTTCCCATTAAGACAAAACAAGCTTGAAGAATTCTCACAATAAGAATAGaaggcataaaaagaaagaggaaaaaaacccaaacaagGAAACTAATGCTAGTAAATCACTAAACCTTATTACTACAAATTCAATGAGAAAAATTGGATCTACACAAGGATATTAAAGGGTGAATATGTGGCCATGGCCCACCCTTGAGACAAGAAGTAGAAAGACGCCAACATCGCAATGAGCCCACCAACCTGAAGAAAATGAGGAAGCACCCATTATCTTCTAGATCTTACACTGATTGCAATTAAATGATATAGTGCATGTGGTCATCAGATTGctataaaattcaaaaccacATGTTAAATGAAGATGCTattgagaaagaagaggagatGGAATACAATAAGGAGAATAAGGCATCCCCCAAGTTAGTACAACTCAGTTATCTAATCTCTCTGATGTCATAAAGATCTCCCTTGACAAGTATATATTAATTGCATTTAGAATCCAACCATAATGAATCTCTCGCCGCTACAAGTTCAATGGGCTCTGTTCAAGCATACATGAATATAAAAGAACCACAGTAGCATCTATGTTATCAGGCATCACATACTAGTTAATGACCTCTTTTTTTAAGTAACCAGTGGGAAATGATTTTGACTCGGAAAATGAGAAGCATGTCACTTAAAAACTGATGTGCTCAAAAGCACAGAGACCATAACCTTTTTCCAGATATGGCCCTTCCGTCCATATAATGCAGCAGATAATACTCCCAGAACAGCACCAGAATACTCCGCCAAGATAGCTCTGGAGTCATAACAAAGAATTAATTTACTACAAGTCTATAACTACAAATAAGTAGAAGAAtacacagaaaaagaaaaggcaatcacagaaaacaaagaaaacagaaGAATAGGGCACTATCCCTTCAAATTGGTATTAATAAGAGATTCTAGGTGCAAATTCCTTAGGCATCCTGGAATCTGTGAGCTAGAGAGCTTCTAAAAATTTGGATAAAATTATCCTCAAGTCCTATTGAAAGAGATTGCATAAatatatacaagtttcaagtaaTTTTAGACCTAGAAATAAGCAAAACACCACTAGTCAGTGAAACTACAAAAAACTTTGGAAGAATGAACAAATTCACAACATATCAATTAAAGATAAATCCTGTAAGAAGACTCTTTACTACCTTGACAAGACAGGAGATAGTCCCAGGCaaccataaattaattttggagCACGTTTTAAAATGATTTGGCATTTAAGCTTAATTTTTCAGAAGCCTCTAGTATCTTGTGCTCTATTCAAGACAATTTACAAGTGTATATACACCTATAATCATCAGTAAATAGGTGGTCATTTCTCAAATTGCCAAAGTTGAATCTCCTAGAGCACCCCCCGCCCCCCAGCGCAGAGAAAAAGAACATTTACAATCGAACAAGCCACTTGAAACTCCAGAATACTAATTTCAGATTCTTCAAGTTGTACAAGCATACCTAACTGGTCCACACGACTTAAGTCCCTTTCCCCACAAGATGAAGTACAAAGCTGTTATCACACCATTTATAACAGATGGAACTACCTGAACAACAGTTAACACCATTTAAGAATCAGCTAGTGCATACTCCCACATCAATATCTGAAATGAAAAGGACACATTTCTAGTCATTCACCTGCTGATTAGAGAGTGCTCTCCCCTTCCAAGGCTTTTGCAAAACTAAAAATAGGATTGACGATGGAATCAAACAACTGAATATAAAAAGTACCACCGAAGCTCCAGTCTGAGACAAATAGCGGTACATCGAATAAACTGACCATATTCTCAAGAAGTTGCCAATAACATGGATGATCTGCAATGGAGTGTGACTACACcgaaataccaaaaacaaaatcattgatACAAACCGCTTCCACTATATCAAGCATAAACacattgaaaaagaaagcataaaGCATAAACAAAACAGCTTGAGCACTCAATGGGTAATCAAACATGCTTCCATGTTAAACTTAAAACAACCCATTAGCCAGACAATTTCGCATCAATTCACAAGAAACTGAAACCGAAACCATCTCAACCCCACCAGAAATGCACCAAAATCATAAATTGCCGTCCCTCCAATAAAATCCCATCATTCAAACCTAATACAGTTATTACTAAACTATAGATTTCCTTAAGTAAGCTCCAAACAGCTATCACAGCACTAAATCAAGCACTTGTTACAACCATTACTTTGTTCTTTATCCTCAAAATTACCTTAAAACCCCAAACAGAACTGACCTTACAAGATTTCCCAATAAACCCACCTTAATAACAACCTCGaaaactcaaaaaaacaaacaatctttCTTAGCAgcttacactaaaaaaaatcattcaatcaaaaccaaaataaagaGGCAAAGAGAGACATcattagggttagggttttagaGAGTGAAAGCGATTTTGCATACCTAAAATGAGGAGAAGATCCTACTCCTCGATCTTCACTAATTTGTCTTGGGGTCatcatttttaatcaaattactaGATAATGTGATCCAATGCCAAATTAATTTAACAGGGAAAAGAATCTGGGTGAATAGTGTTTTTCTTCTCGTCAGtgttttttcacaaaaataaataaataaataaataaataaatccaaagtTGAATCTGTCTCTACTCTCTTCTCCAGTCTTCACTCTTCGATTTCTTCCTCTTGAAGTTGAGAATTTTGGGCTCAATCAGTTGTTGGGCTTTgacctcttcctcttcttggCCCACTTATCATAGGCCCAATAATTAGTTAGGGCTTCTATGGACTTTGGCGGACTCCATCCAAGAAACTTAAACAAACAGTATTATAAAGTATAGTCATTAAAATTATGACTAACTCTCCCATTTGAGCATTGCCTTTGCAGTTGACTGGAATGTTGtataaaaatgaactttttttttttttttttttgtaagaagcTGAAATGAAAGATATTAAACTTGGTTCGAGTtatgaattgaataaattaactCGAATTAATTTAAAACGAAATAGTATCATGttaagatttttcttaatttattttaaaaaattaaattaaattttaattggtaaataaaatcttgaatttacATGTTAGCTCGCTTGGTCATGTTAactctcatttaatttattttttaaaaaccaacttaAAACAGGCGTTGGATTAATGTGCAAAGTTTTACTAGATTTGTatcatatatgtatttttaaattaaccaaTAACTATAGCAATTAACCATATTACAAGGGGGGAGgcaagctttatatatatatatatatatatatgtgtgacATTTAATAACTATAGAAATTAGAGGTATTTCATGCACAACAAATGTGGACAATTGAAAAGGGATCCGATGTAAGGAGCACAAACATATCTTGGTAGTCACTTCAATATCACTCTTTCTTGTTAaagcacattaaaaaataaaaataaaaataaaactttaagagGCAACGTGAGTTCACTCTTCACCATCGTTACAAAT
This region includes:
- the LOC18099490 gene encoding uncharacterized protein LOC18099490, with product MMTPRQISEDRGVGSSPHFSHTPLQIIHVIGNFLRIWSVYSMYRYLSQTGASVVLFIFSCLIPSSILFLVLQKPWKGRALSNQQVVPSVINGVITALYFILWGKGLKSCGPVRAILAEYSGAVLGVLSAALYGRKGHIWKKVGGLIAMLASFYFLSQGWAMATYSPFTFKDSPTTEDQTEEVLGMGEMVVPILAGILSALRRVIARRVSLKNQLKRRLNAITITSATCFLFPVAMWDFIIGSTSGSSVQLPFSTWAFLSTTLFGVILIFYVDSIAEERLHMVFSSPRHLMAAGGCIIVMEIVYNMDFSLPGFIICSLILGFGIYEATALERGKKGSFQQSEPLDGVLEDQGQMSPLPT